The Virgibacillus sp. MSP4-1 genome has a segment encoding these proteins:
- a CDS encoding MFS transporter, whose product MDAQLSLEEKSIRRAFHVLCLGVLFVVLAQATHIAAYPKMLEAFELGPGYSVWMQLGFALGLTGFQPFFGWVGDSYSQKVVILIGSALLVIGAVLVAVAPFFWVLVVGLFIKGVAGSAVIPAGFTYAGKFFKNEKRGKALGIFGFYSVIGGVIGPLLSGTFVDSMGWSSIFWLCAALGVVTFVIFAAWIPVVKGDKPESFDFLGVVFVIFILLGLLSIPTFINNYGVSSMMWTPSLGLFALSFLILIWLERKRKEPLLDIEYAANRNFWVISIIAVLMFVTFSSVMYILTFFIQDIQGKSSTVVGLLQMPLFISMAIANLLCGRWMSKFSARSLIGASIAILVTGSGMLAFVNLNTSFLYLFFAMSFIGTGIGLVGPALRGVVLSKANAARMGVVTFTYTLIENASQRVGASFGLVAFALFAAGGNAVAAMSKTALALTIFSALAFLFLFLIPKKVTGFKKSDQATDTNVVGGKTI is encoded by the coding sequence ATGGACGCTCAATTATCTTTAGAAGAAAAGTCCATTCGAAGGGCCTTTCATGTTTTATGTCTAGGGGTTCTTTTCGTTGTTCTAGCTCAGGCTACACATATAGCTGCTTATCCTAAAATGTTAGAGGCTTTTGAGTTAGGGCCGGGATATTCAGTATGGATGCAATTAGGATTTGCGCTGGGATTAACGGGATTTCAACCGTTTTTTGGTTGGGTGGGAGATTCCTATAGTCAAAAAGTCGTTATTTTAATTGGTTCTGCACTTCTTGTGATTGGTGCCGTACTTGTTGCGGTAGCTCCTTTTTTCTGGGTATTAGTAGTGGGTTTATTTATTAAAGGCGTGGCTGGATCTGCTGTCATTCCAGCTGGTTTTACCTACGCAGGCAAATTCTTTAAAAATGAAAAACGGGGAAAAGCTTTAGGAATTTTTGGTTTTTATTCCGTTATTGGTGGAGTAATAGGACCTCTTTTAAGTGGAACCTTTGTGGACAGTATGGGATGGTCATCTATTTTTTGGCTGTGCGCTGCTCTTGGTGTGGTTACATTTGTGATTTTTGCAGCTTGGATACCCGTTGTTAAGGGGGATAAACCAGAGTCTTTTGATTTCTTAGGCGTGGTATTTGTTATTTTTATTTTACTCGGTCTATTATCCATCCCAACATTTATTAATAATTACGGGGTTTCATCCATGATGTGGACACCATCATTAGGATTGTTCGCCTTATCATTCCTAATTTTAATTTGGCTAGAAAGAAAACGTAAAGAGCCTTTGCTAGATATAGAATATGCTGCAAACCGTAATTTTTGGGTGATATCCATCATTGCCGTTCTCATGTTTGTTACGTTTAGTAGTGTAATGTATATATTAACTTTCTTTATTCAAGATATACAGGGCAAATCCTCCACCGTTGTGGGTCTATTACAGATGCCACTTTTCATTTCTATGGCAATTGCGAATTTATTATGTGGGAGATGGATGAGTAAATTTTCTGCGCGGTCCTTGATAGGGGCTAGTATAGCTATACTCGTTACAGGTTCAGGGATGTTAGCATTTGTAAACCTTAATACGTCCTTTCTCTATCTTTTCTTTGCTATGAGTTTTATTGGTACGGGTATAGGATTAGTAGGCCCTGCTCTGAGAGGTGTTGTGTTATCCAAAGCTAATGCTGCTCGCATGGGTGTAGTAACATTTACTTATACATTAATTGAAAACGCTTCACAACGCGTAGGTGCCTCGTTTGGCCTAGTTGCATTTGCTTTATTTGCTGCTGGTGGAAATGCTGTTGCTGCTATGTCAAAAACTGCGTTAGCCCTTACAATATTTTCAGCCTTAGCATTTTTATTTCTATTTTTAATTCCTAAAAAGGTTACCGGATTTAAAAAATCAGACCAAGCAACAGACACAAATGTTGTGGGAGGAAAAACTATCTAG
- a CDS encoding aldehyde dehydrogenase, translating to MDTKAEVKFYQNLVKGKLVPSFSEKTMESINPATGRAWASIPLCNENDVQYSVKAAKDAFPSWSSLAARERGNYLRRVGDLITEHAEELAQLETMDNGWVIRETIYGLIPSLVDIWYDAAGAAAMDGGQGKTVQMGKDTVGYTLREPYGVVLGILPWNAPLFTFTIKAAYALAGGNTIIIKPSEHAAVSSLRYGELLSSILPPGVVNVISGLGSEIGDALVSHEDINKVSLTGSGVTAQAITRASAHQPKPLTFELGGKSPNIVFEDANLDKAIETITSYSLFTGSSGQICAAGSRILIQRSILDEVLERLKEKMANPQTVILGNTLSLESTMGPISNLPQYQKVCSYIDLGLNEGGEIVYGGKRGEAVLSNKNSEYSDGYWIEPTLLLMNSNQHRVCQEEIFGPVGVIIPFDTEEEAVEIANDTDYGLASGVWTSDLGRAHRMIQNMEAGNVWVNTYNRVGTDLPFGGVKGSGYGTDSIIEYTREKSCVIDLG from the coding sequence TTGGATACGAAGGCCGAAGTGAAGTTCTATCAAAACTTAGTTAAGGGAAAGTTAGTACCGTCATTTTCAGAAAAAACAATGGAAAGTATTAATCCTGCAACAGGAAGAGCATGGGCGTCTATTCCTTTATGTAACGAAAATGATGTCCAATATTCAGTGAAAGCTGCTAAGGATGCTTTTCCAAGCTGGTCTTCTCTAGCAGCAAGGGAACGGGGAAATTATTTAAGGCGTGTTGGTGACCTGATAACAGAACATGCCGAGGAACTAGCACAACTAGAAACAATGGACAACGGCTGGGTGATTAGAGAGACAATTTACGGGTTGATTCCTAGTTTAGTAGACATTTGGTATGATGCTGCTGGAGCCGCGGCGATGGATGGAGGACAAGGAAAAACGGTCCAAATGGGAAAGGATACAGTTGGATATACACTTAGAGAGCCTTATGGAGTGGTGTTAGGTATTCTGCCGTGGAATGCGCCTTTATTTACATTTACAATTAAGGCAGCTTATGCCCTGGCGGGAGGAAATACCATAATTATTAAACCATCTGAGCACGCCGCTGTATCCTCTCTAAGATATGGAGAGTTGTTATCTAGTATTTTACCGCCAGGGGTTGTAAATGTCATTTCTGGTTTAGGAAGTGAAATTGGGGATGCATTAGTCAGTCATGAAGATATAAATAAAGTTAGTTTAACAGGGTCAGGAGTAACAGCACAAGCCATCACAAGGGCTTCGGCTCACCAACCTAAGCCGTTAACATTTGAACTAGGTGGTAAATCACCTAATATCGTGTTTGAAGATGCCAATTTAGATAAAGCAATTGAGACAATTACCTCTTATTCATTATTTACGGGGAGTTCAGGCCAGATTTGTGCGGCAGGATCAAGAATTTTGATTCAACGATCGATTTTAGATGAAGTGCTTGAGCGATTAAAGGAAAAAATGGCAAATCCTCAAACGGTTATTCTAGGAAACACCCTAAGTCTTGAGAGTACAATGGGACCAATATCAAACTTACCACAATATCAAAAGGTTTGCTCTTATATTGATTTAGGTTTAAATGAGGGGGGAGAAATCGTATATGGTGGCAAACGTGGAGAAGCTGTACTATCCAACAAAAATTCAGAATATTCAGATGGTTATTGGATAGAGCCTACATTACTATTAATGAATAGTAATCAACACAGAGTTTGTCAAGAAGAAATATTCGGCCCTGTAGGCGTGATTATCCCATTCGATACGGAAGAAGAAGCCGTGGAAATTGCCAATGATACGGACTATGGTCTCGCATCGGGTGTGTGGACATCTGATTTAGGTCGTGCTCATCGCATGATTCAGAACATGGAGGCCGGCAATGTCTGGGTCAACACTTATAATCGGGTTGGAACTGACTTACCATTTGGTGGAGTAAAGGGTAGTGGTTATGGAACTGATTCAATTATTGAATATACACGTGAAAAAAGCTGTGTAATTGATTTAGGTTAA
- a CDS encoding class I adenylate-forming enzyme family protein: MGNGTNNQIYDLNMPKSLNYPNVSVGAILKGSANRFRDRVAYIYRDHEITYWEVYCKSLRFANALRKLGVDKGTVVSTHLPTCPQYIIAYYGIILCGATYSPINPYFKAHDVEYQLNDSDTEVVITYETFAQTIQQVYDNTKLKKVIVSGDREMFTEDNQIDTSIYGENWYSFQALQADSTEEELNIAIDPKNDLVQIAYTGGTTGRPKGVMNTHMNLVSSMIQTAAWGYGCLAHVEDDGGLVLEPVEKDKEVYLSKYASLPGTTVGLSPSPLFHVSGVFSCIVYPYFLGKTTVLIDRFNPKEFLSLIEKFGVTDIAGAPAMWNVLCRHPDVKNFDFSTVKSVGSGSAPLAKEQMKLLRKTFPNAIIGEGYGLTEATSSVSNTVLIRSGLQKIGTVGPPLFDTEVKIIAIDGSSEAPLPNGKTGEICVRGPQVMKGYYNKPKQTEETLRGGWLHTGDIGIIDEDGLLSIVDRKKDMLIYNGYNVYPSKIEDLLFQHPAVSNVAVIGKPHSNTGEIPKAFVTLKQDGIATEKELMEYVNEQVVHYSKIRELEIVEELPHTAAGKILKRKLLDMEKEKMGL, from the coding sequence ATGGGTAATGGGACAAATAATCAAATTTATGATCTGAACATGCCAAAAAGTTTAAACTACCCGAATGTTAGTGTTGGAGCCATATTAAAAGGTAGTGCTAACCGTTTTCGTGATCGAGTTGCCTATATCTATAGAGACCATGAGATAACTTATTGGGAGGTATATTGCAAGTCTCTACGTTTCGCGAATGCACTAAGGAAATTAGGAGTTGATAAGGGTACAGTCGTATCTACGCATTTACCTACTTGTCCTCAATATATCATTGCTTACTATGGCATTATTCTTTGTGGAGCCACGTATTCACCTATTAATCCGTACTTTAAAGCGCATGATGTTGAATATCAATTGAATGACTCTGACACAGAAGTAGTGATTACGTACGAAACGTTTGCTCAAACAATTCAACAGGTTTACGATAACACGAAGCTAAAGAAAGTAATCGTTTCAGGGGATCGGGAAATGTTTACTGAAGATAATCAAATTGATACCAGTATTTATGGGGAGAATTGGTATAGTTTCCAGGCACTACAGGCTGATAGTACAGAAGAAGAACTAAATATCGCTATAGATCCAAAAAATGACTTGGTACAAATTGCTTATACAGGAGGAACTACAGGAAGGCCAAAAGGTGTGATGAATACGCATATGAATTTAGTTAGTAGTATGATTCAAACCGCAGCATGGGGATACGGATGTCTCGCACACGTAGAGGACGATGGGGGATTGGTTCTTGAACCTGTGGAAAAAGATAAAGAAGTCTATTTATCTAAATATGCTTCTTTACCAGGAACAACTGTTGGTCTTAGCCCATCTCCATTATTTCACGTTTCTGGGGTGTTTAGCTGTATTGTGTATCCATATTTCTTGGGAAAAACAACCGTACTCATTGATCGTTTTAATCCAAAAGAATTTCTGTCATTAATTGAAAAATTCGGGGTTACAGATATAGCTGGAGCTCCTGCGATGTGGAATGTATTGTGTCGACATCCAGATGTGAAAAACTTTGATTTCTCAACTGTCAAAAGTGTTGGTTCCGGATCTGCTCCTTTAGCTAAGGAACAAATGAAACTGTTAAGGAAAACGTTTCCAAATGCGATTATTGGTGAAGGATATGGCCTTACAGAAGCTACGTCGAGCGTTTCTAATACGGTACTTATACGTTCTGGTTTACAAAAAATTGGAACGGTGGGGCCTCCGTTATTTGATACAGAAGTGAAAATTATTGCAATTGATGGTAGTAGTGAAGCGCCCTTGCCAAATGGAAAGACAGGAGAAATTTGCGTAAGAGGACCACAGGTTATGAAAGGCTATTATAATAAACCCAAACAGACAGAAGAGACGCTTAGAGGTGGTTGGTTGCATACAGGTGATATCGGAATTATTGATGAGGATGGTCTACTATCCATTGTTGATCGTAAAAAGGATATGCTCATTTATAATGGTTATAATGTATATCCTAGTAAAATTGAAGATTTATTATTTCAGCACCCAGCTGTAAGCAATGTTGCGGTAATTGGAAAGCCACATTCTAATACTGGTGAAATTCCAAAGGCCTTTGTCACTTTAAAACAAGATGGAATTGCAACAGAAAAAGAACTGATGGAATATGTGAATGAGCAGGTTGTACATTATTCAAAAATTAGGGAATTAGAAATTGTGGAAGAGCTTCCACATACTGCAGCTGGTAAAATTTTAAAAAGAAAATTGTTAGATATGGAAAAGGAAAAAATGGGGTTATAG